From Geotalea uraniireducens Rf4:
ATTAATCACTGAATTTTCCATAATAATCACCAGCAAACATTTTACCATCTTTGCCGGTAAAACTGAAACCTTGATTTCAACCTGCCGGTCAAAAAAAGGCGTTCACATCTTCAGGGATTGATTATCATGGAATCAAAGGTGCAGAAACATGGGGGATAAGTGAAGGGTCGAAACGGGTAATGGCCCAGTCGAGGATTTCGTAACAGGAGGCGCCCGTAAGTGAAGGAGGCGGTTGCTGACCGAGAAAACGGAGTGCGGCCAGAAGCAGCCCCCCCCCATCTTTACGCAGATCAAGCCCGGCTGCCAGGGAAACAGCATTGTCCCTTTTACTGAGCTTTGCCCCGCCCGGAGCGGTTACCAGCGGCAGGTGTGCATAGGAAGGTGTCGGATAACCGAGCAGCCTCTGGAGATAAATCTGCCGAGGCGTCGAAGAAAGCAGGTCGGCGCCACGCACTACCTGATTCACGCCACTTTCGGCATCATCCACTACTACTGCAAGATGATAGGCAAAGGGGCCGTCAGCCCTCTGAATGACAAAATCGCCACACGATGCCGACAGCACCTGGCTGTAACGCCCCATGATACCGTCGGCAAAAGAGACCACTTCGTCGTAAACCTTTACCCGGTAAGCCCTTTCGACCTTCCCGGGCGGCAAACCATCGCGACAAAAACCCGGATAGATGACATCCTCCGTCCCCTCAGCGGAAGATATTTTGGCGATTTCCGAACGGGTACAGCCGCATGAATAGGCAACTCCCCTATTGATGAGCTCTTCCAGGGCGGCCTGGTAAACTTCGGTCCTGCGGCTCTGGAAAAGCACCTCGCCATCCCACTGAAATCCGAGAATTTCGAGGGTATCCTGCATGTCATCGGCAATCCCCGGCACAACGCGCGGAAGGTCCAGGTCCTCTATGCGCAGAAGCCAGCGTCCATCTGAATGCTTGGCAAAAAGGTAGCTGCCGAGCGCCGCCACCAGCGACCCGAGATGAAGCGGCCCCG
This genomic window contains:
- the gluQRS gene encoding tRNA glutamyl-Q(34) synthetase GluQRS, producing the protein MLSAGKETNQNIIGRFAPSPTGPLHLGSLVAALGSYLFAKHSDGRWLLRIEDLDLPRVVPGIADDMQDTLEILGFQWDGEVLFQSRRTEVYQAALEELINRGVAYSCGCTRSEIAKISSAEGTEDVIYPGFCRDGLPPGKVERAYRVKVYDEVVSFADGIMGRYSQVLSASCGDFVIQRADGPFAYHLAVVVDDAESGVNQVVRGADLLSSTPRQIYLQRLLGYPTPSYAHLPLVTAPGGAKLSKRDNAVSLAAGLDLRKDGGGLLLAALRFLGQQPPPSLTGASCYEILDWAITRFDPSLIPHVSAPLIP